Proteins from a genomic interval of Amycolatopsis sp. cg13:
- a CDS encoding MFS transporter: MSEQTLGTSAPATVSPRKVVFAAGAGHFVEWFDVGLYGTLSAFIADNFFADGDATAALLSTFAVFAAGFVIRPLGGLFFGPLADRIGRQRVLAIVVLATSLSTFAIGVLPTHQAVGTLAPLLLVLARLVQGFAAGGETSSAVTVLYEFAPPNRRGYYTSFSNTFGFAAFVVGSGLALLLTATLGDATMSAWGWRLPFLLALPLGLAGLYLRTRLTDTPEFHDLERTGQVAESPLRDSFRTGGRAMLVLAGLVVVKGVAHWTLQTFMPSYLQKTLHFSKIESFVAATVCLAVVAAAVPVAGALSDRIGRKPLLIASTAGFVVLTWPALVLMSLGNPVLAVVGMVVLGLLIAAYDGAASAAMAELFPPRIRSGAIAIPYNIAVSLFGGTAPYIATWLVAATGYKLSPAFYIMLAAVITLVTVLRGIRETAGPRAR; this comes from the coding sequence ATGTCCGAACAGACTCTGGGAACTTCGGCTCCGGCAACGGTTTCGCCGCGCAAGGTCGTGTTCGCCGCCGGTGCCGGCCACTTCGTGGAGTGGTTCGACGTCGGCCTCTACGGCACGCTGTCGGCCTTCATCGCCGACAACTTCTTCGCCGACGGCGACGCCACCGCGGCATTGCTGTCGACGTTCGCGGTGTTCGCCGCCGGGTTCGTGATCCGGCCGCTGGGCGGGCTGTTCTTCGGCCCGCTCGCCGACCGCATCGGCAGGCAGCGGGTGCTCGCGATCGTCGTGCTCGCCACCTCGCTGTCGACGTTCGCCATCGGCGTGCTGCCGACGCACCAGGCGGTCGGCACGCTAGCGCCGCTGCTGCTCGTGCTCGCCCGGCTGGTGCAAGGCTTCGCCGCGGGCGGCGAGACGTCCAGCGCGGTCACCGTCCTCTACGAATTCGCGCCGCCGAACCGTCGCGGCTACTACACGAGTTTCTCCAACACTTTTGGTTTCGCCGCCTTCGTCGTCGGCTCCGGGCTCGCGCTGCTGCTCACCGCGACGCTCGGCGACGCGACGATGTCCGCGTGGGGCTGGCGGTTGCCGTTCCTGCTGGCCCTTCCGCTCGGCCTGGCCGGGCTGTACCTGCGGACGCGGCTCACCGACACCCCGGAGTTCCACGATCTCGAACGCACCGGCCAGGTCGCCGAAAGCCCGCTGCGCGACTCCTTCCGCACCGGCGGCCGAGCGATGCTGGTGCTCGCCGGACTGGTCGTGGTCAAGGGCGTCGCACATTGGACGCTGCAGACGTTCATGCCCAGCTATCTGCAGAAAACGCTGCATTTCTCGAAAATCGAATCATTCGTCGCGGCCACCGTGTGTCTCGCCGTCGTGGCCGCGGCGGTCCCGGTCGCCGGTGCGCTGTCCGACCGGATCGGACGCAAGCCGCTGCTCATCGCGAGCACTGCCGGGTTCGTCGTGCTCACCTGGCCCGCGCTGGTGCTGATGTCGCTGGGAAATCCGGTGCTCGCCGTTGTCGGAATGGTGGTGCTGGGGCTGCTGATCGCCGCTTACGACGGTGCCGCGAGTGCGGCGATGGCCGAACTGTTCCCGCCGCGCATCCGTTCCGGCGCTATCGCGATTCCGTACAACATCGCGGTTTCGCTCTTCGGCGGCACCGCGCCGTACATCGCGACCTGGCTCGTCGCCGCGACCGGATACAAGCTCTCCCCGGCCTTCTACATCATGCTGGCCGCCGTGATCACGCTCGTGACGGTGCTGCGCGGGATCCGCGAAACCGCCGGACCCCGCGCCCGCTGA
- a CDS encoding SDR family oxidoreductase, with the protein MNGLARQLALEYGPRGVRVNAVAPGMIGATACPG; encoded by the coding sequence GTGAACGGTTTGGCGCGGCAGCTGGCGCTTGAGTATGGTCCGCGTGGTGTCCGGGTGAATGCGGTCGCCCCGGGGATGATCGGCGCGACCGCCTGCCCGGGGTGA
- a CDS encoding mandelate racemase/muconate lactonizing enzyme family protein: protein MRIADVTTYVLKPAGRRAYLGALEDGSELGADQGYVVREPWRSLYSGRFETMLVKITADDGTTGWGEALAPVGPEVVATVVDRLLAGWLRGRELTGPRPLWHGLRDLMRERGHLVGHQADALAAVDIALWDLYGKLTGQSVAQLLGGAHRDHVEVYISGLARSTDEERAALAADWASQGATRVKLAAGKGIEADLATFDAVAASAPEMKIALDAHWAYRIGEAVELGRELDRRGALFFEAPLVPEDVDGHRELASRITTPVAVGEAMRNRYEFADWLGRRALRLAQPDVARTGITEAMSIVELASAYHVPVVCHHSVGLGVSLAAGIHVSAASADTPYFEYQPDTIPVAQSILRTPLTAGPTGFAVPDGPGLGIDVDADLVATLAKEN from the coding sequence ATGCGCATTGCCGACGTCACGACCTACGTGCTCAAACCCGCTGGTCGACGGGCGTATCTCGGTGCGCTGGAGGACGGCAGCGAACTGGGCGCGGACCAGGGTTACGTGGTGCGCGAGCCGTGGCGCAGCCTCTACTCCGGCCGGTTCGAGACGATGCTGGTGAAGATCACCGCGGACGACGGCACGACCGGATGGGGCGAGGCGCTCGCTCCCGTCGGCCCGGAGGTTGTCGCGACGGTCGTCGACCGGCTCCTGGCTGGTTGGCTGCGCGGCCGTGAGCTGACCGGACCGCGCCCGCTCTGGCACGGACTGCGCGACCTGATGCGGGAACGCGGCCACCTCGTCGGACATCAGGCCGATGCCCTCGCCGCCGTCGACATCGCGCTGTGGGATCTCTACGGCAAGCTGACCGGGCAGTCGGTCGCGCAGTTGCTCGGAGGCGCCCACCGGGACCACGTCGAGGTGTATATCTCCGGCCTCGCCCGCTCCACCGACGAGGAGCGCGCCGCCCTCGCCGCGGACTGGGCCAGCCAGGGTGCCACTCGGGTAAAGTTGGCTGCTGGCAAGGGAATCGAAGCTGACTTGGCGACCTTCGACGCGGTCGCCGCGTCCGCGCCGGAGATGAAGATCGCGCTCGACGCGCACTGGGCGTACCGGATCGGCGAGGCCGTCGAGCTGGGTCGCGAACTGGACCGTCGAGGTGCGTTGTTCTTCGAAGCGCCGCTGGTGCCCGAGGACGTCGACGGGCACCGCGAACTGGCCTCGCGCATCACGACGCCGGTCGCGGTCGGCGAGGCGATGCGCAACCGCTACGAATTCGCCGACTGGCTAGGCCGCCGCGCGCTGCGGCTGGCTCAACCGGACGTCGCGCGCACTGGCATCACCGAGGCAATGTCCATTGTGGAACTTGCTTCGGCTTATCACGTTCCTGTTGTCTGTCACCATTCTGTCGGCCTCGGTGTCTCGCTGGCGGCCGGGATCCACGTGTCCGCGGCGAGTGCGGATACCCCGTACTTCGAGTACCAGCCCGACACGATTCCGGTGGCGCAAAGCATCCTGCGCACCCCGTTGACCGCGGGCCCGACCGGCTTCGCGGTGCCGGACGGGCCGGGGCTGGGCATCGACGTCGATGCTGATTTGGTTGCTACGCTTGCGAAGGAGAACTGA
- a CDS encoding IclR family transcriptional regulator: MVSETGGNQSVERASAVLRAFTPGRPALRVSDVAAEVGLGVSTTSRLLATLEAAELVQRDPVSQLYELGPAVLTMAGIALNNNPIYRQARPVAQRLAWELGLGANVAVRRGSSLFYLLNVEGQLAQKSFSLMGQLNPLHATGMGKSLLLDTTAEQRAELLGAEPLPGFTSHTHTTLDALGADLTASAGRGYTTEIEELALGRACIAAPVRDHTGEIAAAISLSGALSAIALDEREAELGALVVEAADTVSIGLGYLGPAHTPSPVRP, from the coding sequence ATGGTTTCCGAGACCGGTGGCAATCAAAGCGTCGAGCGAGCCTCGGCGGTGCTTCGCGCCTTCACCCCCGGCCGCCCCGCACTGCGCGTGTCCGATGTGGCCGCGGAGGTCGGGCTGGGCGTGTCCACCACCTCGCGACTGCTCGCGACGCTCGAAGCGGCCGAGCTGGTGCAGCGCGATCCGGTGAGCCAGCTGTACGAGCTGGGCCCGGCAGTGCTGACCATGGCGGGCATCGCGCTCAACAACAATCCGATCTACCGGCAGGCCCGCCCGGTCGCCCAGCGGCTGGCCTGGGAACTCGGGCTGGGCGCGAACGTCGCGGTGCGGCGCGGCTCGTCGCTGTTCTACCTGCTGAACGTCGAAGGCCAGCTGGCCCAGAAGTCGTTTTCTCTGATGGGGCAGCTCAATCCGTTGCACGCCACCGGCATGGGCAAAAGCCTGCTGCTCGACACCACCGCCGAGCAGCGAGCCGAACTGCTCGGCGCCGAACCGCTGCCCGGGTTCACTTCGCACACCCACACCACCCTCGACGCCCTCGGTGCCGACCTGACCGCGTCCGCCGGGCGCGGCTACACGACCGAGATCGAGGAACTAGCGCTGGGCCGGGCCTGCATCGCCGCCCCGGTGCGCGACCACACCGGCGAGATCGCCGCCGCGATTTCGCTGTCCGGCGCGCTTTCCGCCATCGCACTGGACGAACGCGAGGCCGAACTCGGCGCGCTCGTCGTCGAAGCGGCCGACACGGTCAGCATCGGGCTCGGCTACCTCGGCCCGGCCCACACTCCCTCCCCCGTCCGTCCGTGA
- a CDS encoding dihydrodipicolinate synthase family protein gives MSNPPIGLIPILATPFAPDGSLDVPSLRSLVEFELSAGADGVAVFGMASEGFALSTSERELILREVRAVTGPGVPVVAGVNGTGIAPALEQAQLAADGGADQIMVLPPFLVKPGPGQVVEFFSEVAARADLPVMIQDAPGVTGVSIDPAAVAALAGVEGITSIKVESPPTPVKVAAVRDFGIAVLGGQNAQALIEEYDNGAVGTMPACEFTDVLRVVLDDLAAGRRSDARAGFARLLPLIHLGVRPGQAWAVHKEILVRRGIIASATVRLPARPLDAVTGKALNEILDELAW, from the coding sequence GTGTCGAACCCGCCGATCGGGCTCATTCCCATCCTGGCCACCCCGTTCGCTCCGGACGGATCGCTCGATGTGCCGTCGCTGCGTTCGCTGGTCGAATTCGAGCTGTCCGCGGGCGCTGACGGGGTCGCCGTCTTCGGCATGGCCAGCGAGGGTTTCGCTCTGTCCACTTCGGAGCGCGAATTGATTCTGCGCGAGGTACGCGCGGTGACCGGTCCGGGGGTGCCGGTCGTCGCGGGAGTGAACGGGACTGGGATCGCTCCGGCGCTGGAACAGGCGCAACTCGCCGCGGACGGCGGGGCCGACCAGATCATGGTCCTGCCGCCGTTCCTGGTGAAGCCCGGCCCGGGTCAGGTCGTGGAGTTCTTCTCCGAGGTCGCCGCGCGGGCCGACCTGCCGGTGATGATCCAGGACGCTCCCGGCGTCACCGGAGTGTCGATCGATCCGGCGGCGGTGGCCGCGCTGGCCGGGGTCGAGGGCATCACGTCGATCAAGGTCGAGTCGCCGCCGACGCCGGTCAAGGTCGCCGCGGTGCGCGATTTCGGGATCGCCGTGCTGGGCGGGCAGAACGCGCAGGCGCTGATCGAGGAGTACGACAACGGTGCCGTCGGGACCATGCCCGCTTGCGAGTTCACCGACGTGTTGCGAGTGGTCCTGGACGATCTCGCTGCCGGACGCCGATCCGACGCACGCGCCGGGTTCGCGCGGCTGCTCCCGCTGATCCACCTGGGCGTGCGGCCGGGGCAAGCGTGGGCCGTGCACAAGGAAATCCTGGTGCGGCGGGGGATCATCGCTTCGGCGACCGTGCGGCTGCCCGCCCGGCCGTTGGATGCCGTGACCGGGAAGGCGTTGAACGAGATCCTCGACGAGCTGGCGTGGTGA
- a CDS encoding SDR family NAD(P)-dependent oxidoreductase codes for MSRSVVVIGGGSEIGIAIAEAFAGDRVIGAGLAAANHPAYADFVVADASTSDGSDAIVQHAGTVDVLVLAAAAQPVAAAADTTDAQWHSAISNTLDAAFYPARAALRVMPPGGSIVAVTSVNGFLAAPGLPGYAAAKSGVDGLVRQLALEYGPRGIRVNAVAPGMIGATGLPGVAEGYPLGRTGTPREVADVVEFLASGRASFVTGVVLPVDGGLSVASPAAFLRPDLRARFLPD; via the coding sequence GTGAGCCGGTCGGTCGTCGTCATCGGCGGCGGGTCGGAGATCGGGATCGCCATCGCCGAAGCGTTCGCCGGGGACCGCGTGATCGGCGCGGGCTTGGCGGCGGCGAACCATCCGGCGTACGCGGATTTCGTGGTCGCCGATGCGTCCACTTCGGACGGTTCGGACGCGATTGTCCAGCACGCCGGGACCGTGGATGTCCTGGTCTTGGCCGCCGCCGCGCAGCCAGTCGCAGCGGCCGCCGACACCACTGACGCCCAGTGGCATTCCGCGATCTCCAACACTCTGGACGCGGCGTTCTACCCGGCCCGCGCGGCGCTGCGGGTAATGCCGCCGGGCGGGTCGATCGTCGCGGTGACTTCGGTGAACGGATTCCTGGCCGCGCCCGGACTGCCGGGTTATGCGGCAGCGAAGTCCGGAGTGGACGGTTTGGTGCGGCAGTTGGCGCTTGAGTACGGCCCGCGCGGTATCCGGGTGAATGCGGTCGCGCCGGGGATGATCGGCGCGACTGGCCTGCCGGGAGTGGCCGAGGGTTATCCGTTGGGCCGCACCGGGACTCCTCGTGAGGTGGCGGACGTGGTCGAGTTCCTGGCGTCCGGCCGGGCGTCGTTTGTGACGGGAGTGGTGTTGCCGGTGGATGGCGGGTTGTCGGTCGCGTCCCCCGCGGCGTTCCTGCGGCCGGATCTGCGGGCGCGGTTTCTGCCGGATTAG